GGAGATGGAGTACAAGATTTACAAGAACAGTTTTTGGAAGACTGGCAAACAGCGAAACAAAAGTATGTAAAAGAGGAAGCGCTCTATCCTTCTTTAAGAAAAGGGCCGCATTCTTTACGTACCTTACCGACAGACGGTAGTTATTTAGAAGAGACGTTCATTTCTTTAATTGAAAAAGCACAAAAAACGATTACGATCGGGACTCCTTACTACATTCCTGGAAAACCACTACAACAAGCGTTAATTGAAGCTGCCCGAAGAGGCGTGGATGTCCGATTAATTCTACCGAAAAAAGCGGATCATCCACTTGTCAAAGAGGCTGCATACCCGTATTTTGATGACTTATTAACCGCAGGCGTCGACATTTATCAATATTACCGGGGTTTCTTTCATGCCAAAGCAATTGTCATCGACTCACAAATGGCTGATATCGGTACAGCCAATTTCGATAAACGTAGTTTTCATATTAACCATGAAATTAATTGCCTAATCTACCACGAAGAGATCATTCAAGCGGTGCTTAATGAACTAGAGCACGATATTTACACCTCGGAGAGAATGACACTCGAGAAGTATCAATCGCGCTCCATATTTCAACGAGGACGAGAAAAAATGGCTACGATTATATCCGGGTTGTTGTAAAAAAAGAGTCTGGGATGAAAGTTTTTAATCAGCAAGAATCTGACCAAATAATGAGTAGTGGAAAAAAGCCGCTTCTGAAATATACTCGCACCCTCGAGAAGATCTACGTATATTTCATCCACTAAGTTTGTTCATTGATTGGATTCTCTGCTAAACACTTTGTCCTAGCCTCTATATATTGTTACAGCCCTTCATCTTCAAAACGGTTAATGTCTAGCTTATGTCCCATTACAACAAGCATATCTCCTTTATGAATCGAGTCATCCGGCATAGGTGAGATGTTCATCTCTTCTCCACGCTTCATCGCTAAGATCGTTACTCCGTATTTAGCACGGACATTTAGTTTAACTAATGTCTTCTCATGTACTTTATCCGTTGCACGCAACTCGACAATGCTATATTCATCCGATAAA
Above is a genomic segment from Bacillus sp. FJAT-45037 containing:
- the cls gene encoding cardiolipin synthase codes for the protein MSGPLITIVIVLFIIIWLRIDFVLGLKSQKYNATRHTQVTRFSDVMFLGNGDDFFGNLHADIKQANHHIHLLFFIFKEDHIGKKTLNMLMDKAREGVTVRLLVDRFGCGLSRKTKKKLRKSGVRFAFTHPPSLPYIFFTLNRRNHRKLVITDGRVGYIGGYNVGDEYLGRDPKFGPWRDYHLRLDGDGVQDLQEQFLEDWQTAKQKYVKEEALYPSLRKGPHSLRTLPTDGSYLEETFISLIEKAQKTITIGTPYYIPGKPLQQALIEAARRGVDVRLILPKKADHPLVKEAAYPYFDDLLTAGVDIYQYYRGFFHAKAIVIDSQMADIGTANFDKRSFHINHEINCLIYHEEIIQAVLNELEHDIYTSERMTLEKYQSRSIFQRGREKMATIISGLL